A window of Polaromonas hydrogenivorans contains these coding sequences:
- a CDS encoding nitroreductase family protein encodes MTSAALPLQPAAPLHHALAEGDLSMAALLMQSRQTILPRRLGGAGPTRPELEVILNAASAAPDHGQLLPWRFVLVPQNARGLLADVFGEALLERDSAATPEQVAQAQEKAHRAPLLMLVVVDGRRGDLMIDLFERMISAGCALQNMLLMATAMGYGSALTSGKALKSGGLRALFGLVEGEHALCFVSMGTAQSRKPPHVRPSPGDYVSILSPDGGTTVF; translated from the coding sequence ATGACTTCTGCCGCCTTGCCCCTTCAGCCCGCCGCGCCGCTTCACCATGCCCTGGCCGAAGGCGACCTGTCGATGGCCGCCTTGCTCATGCAGTCGCGACAGACCATCCTGCCCAGGCGGCTGGGCGGGGCTGGCCCCACCCGGCCGGAACTGGAGGTGATCCTGAACGCCGCGTCCGCCGCGCCAGACCATGGGCAGCTGCTGCCCTGGCGCTTCGTGCTGGTGCCGCAGAATGCGCGAGGGCTGCTGGCCGATGTCTTTGGCGAAGCGCTGCTGGAGCGCGACAGCGCCGCCACGCCCGAGCAGGTGGCGCAGGCGCAGGAAAAAGCCCACCGCGCGCCGCTGCTCATGCTGGTGGTGGTCGATGGCCGCCGGGGCGACCTGATGATAGACCTGTTCGAGCGCATGATATCGGCCGGCTGCGCGCTGCAAAACATGCTGCTCATGGCCACCGCCATGGGGTACGGCTCGGCGCTGACCAGCGGCAAGGCGCTCAAGTCGGGCGGCCTGCGCGCGCTCTTTGGCCTGGTCGAGGGCGAGCATGCGCTGTGCTTTGTCAGCATGGGAACGGCGCAGTCGCGCAAGCCCCCGCATGTGCGGCCGTCGCCCGGCGATTACGTCAGCATCCTGTCGCCCGATGGTGGCACGACAGTTTTTTAG
- a CDS encoding hemerythrin domain-containing protein has translation MLAACHERALRMLALQAKLQQYLLDKGCDEPARQAARDVMRYFDLAAPLHHQDEELHVFPSLLAGPDAALRELARRLAQDHRQMEVAWTEARRTLQAIADSPESGWTPLTPAQSAALAQFAALYRRHLDDENTIAYPAAQAALPPTAVEAMSRDMMQRRGVAPKIQEPQAGAVLKAKYSP, from the coding sequence ATGCTGGCTGCCTGCCACGAGCGCGCCCTGCGCATGCTGGCGCTGCAGGCCAAACTGCAGCAATACCTTCTGGACAAAGGCTGCGACGAGCCGGCGCGCCAGGCCGCGCGCGACGTGATGCGCTACTTCGACCTGGCCGCGCCGCTGCACCATCAGGACGAGGAGCTGCATGTCTTCCCGTCGCTGCTGGCCGGGCCGGACGCTGCGCTGCGCGAACTGGCCCGGCGGCTGGCGCAGGACCACCGGCAGATGGAAGTGGCGTGGACCGAGGCCCGCCGCACGCTGCAGGCGATTGCCGACAGCCCCGAATCAGGCTGGACGCCACTGACGCCCGCGCAGAGCGCCGCGCTGGCGCAGTTCGCCGCCCTGTACCGCCGGCACCTGGACGACGAGAACACCATCGCCTATCCCGCCGCGCAGGCCGCATTGCCGCCCACAGCCGTCGAGGCCATGAGCCGGGACATGATGCAGCGCCGGGGCGTTGCGCCGAAAATCCAGGAGCCGCAGGCCGGCGCCGTGTTGAAGGCAAAATACTCGCCCTGA
- a CDS encoding glutamate-5-semialdehyde dehydrogenase gives MNALNIAEYMQTLGLQAKTASAQVARAPAAIKNRALLNLAGLLRQNLGSLQAANQRDLERAAAAGLAGPLLDRLKLGAKDLETVALGCEQLAAMPDVIGEIIGMKEQPSGIRVGQMRVPIGVFGMIYESRPNVTIEAASLAIKSGNACILRGGSEAIESNKALAALVRQALEQAGLPPDAVQLVGTTDREAVGQLIAMPQYVDVIIPRGGKGLIERISRDAKVPVIKHLDGNCHVYVDDPCDIAMAVKIADNAKTQKYSPCNATEGLLVARGVAEAFLPKIAAIYAAKGVEMRCDEASAHILHAYPAIESIANIVPASEQDWYEEYLAPVISIKVVSGVEEAIAHINRYSSHHTDAILTRDHMHAQQFLREVDSASVMVNASTRFADGFEFGLGAEIGISTDKFHARGPVGIEGLTSLKYVVLGQGEVRT, from the coding sequence ATGAACGCCCTCAACATCGCTGAATACATGCAGACCCTGGGTTTGCAGGCAAAAACGGCTTCTGCGCAGGTGGCGCGTGCGCCGGCAGCTATCAAAAACAGAGCATTGCTGAATCTGGCCGGCTTGCTGCGCCAGAACTTGGGAAGCCTGCAGGCGGCCAACCAGCGCGACCTGGAGCGCGCCGCTGCCGCCGGGCTGGCCGGGCCGCTGCTTGACCGCCTCAAGCTCGGCGCCAAGGATCTGGAAACCGTCGCGCTCGGCTGCGAGCAGCTGGCCGCCATGCCCGACGTGATCGGCGAGATCATCGGCATGAAAGAGCAGCCCAGCGGCATCCGCGTCGGCCAGATGCGCGTGCCGATTGGCGTCTTCGGCATGATCTACGAAAGCCGCCCGAACGTGACGATTGAAGCCGCATCGCTGGCCATCAAGAGCGGCAACGCCTGCATTTTGCGCGGCGGCTCCGAGGCCATCGAGTCGAACAAGGCGCTGGCCGCTCTGGTGCGTCAGGCGCTCGAACAAGCCGGCCTGCCCCCTGACGCCGTGCAGCTCGTCGGCACCACCGACCGCGAGGCCGTCGGCCAGCTGATCGCCATGCCGCAGTATGTCGATGTCATCATCCCGCGCGGCGGCAAGGGCCTGATCGAGCGCATCAGCCGCGATGCCAAGGTGCCGGTCATCAAGCACCTGGACGGCAACTGCCACGTCTATGTCGATGACCCGTGCGACATCGCCATGGCCGTGAAGATCGCCGACAACGCCAAGACCCAGAAATACAGCCCGTGCAACGCGACCGAAGGCCTGCTCGTGGCGCGCGGCGTGGCCGAGGCGTTTTTGCCGAAAATCGCCGCCATCTATGCCGCCAAGGGCGTGGAAATGCGCTGCGATGAGGCCTCGGCGCACATCCTGCATGCGTATCCAGCTATTGAATCAATAGCAAACATCGTTCCGGCCAGCGAGCAGGACTGGTACGAGGAATACCTGGCGCCGGTCATCAGCATCAAGGTCGTGTCCGGCGTCGAAGAGGCGATTGCGCACATCAACCGCTATTCCAGCCACCACACCGACGCCATCCTGACGCGCGACCACATGCATGCCCAGCAGTTCCTGCGCGAGGTCGATTCGGCCAGCGTGATGGTCAACGCCAGCACGCGCTTTGCCGACGGCTTCGAGTTCGGCCTGGGCGCGGAAATCGGCATCAGCACCGACAAGTTCCATGCGCGCGGGCCGGTCGGCATCGAGGGCCTGACCTCGCTGAAATACGTGGTGCTGGGCCAAGGCGAAGTCCGCACCTGA
- a CDS encoding ribonucleotide reductase subunit alpha, which produces MTISNFDDLLQAARAQPAPQRLLFVFAGAELPEDATPEQRAGFAAGQGGALVPLMCVDKRPDELTSFAALAAESAGFGHDWRIVFAAALPGTARKPPTSEDAEAPLLRMVEAIKHGEISAYIPFDAQGQAVQLG; this is translated from the coding sequence ATGACGATTTCGAATTTTGATGATCTGCTGCAGGCCGCCCGCGCCCAGCCCGCGCCGCAGCGCTTGCTGTTTGTCTTTGCCGGGGCCGAACTGCCCGAGGACGCGACGCCAGAGCAGCGCGCCGGTTTTGCCGCCGGGCAGGGCGGCGCGCTGGTGCCGCTGATGTGCGTGGACAAGCGCCCCGACGAGCTGACAAGCTTTGCCGCGCTGGCCGCCGAGTCCGCCGGGTTCGGCCATGACTGGCGCATCGTGTTCGCCGCCGCGCTGCCCGGCACCGCCAGGAAGCCGCCGACTTCCGAGGACGCCGAGGCGCCGCTGCTGCGCATGGTCGAGGCCATCAAGCACGGCGAGATCAGCGCCTACATCCCGTTCGACGCGCAGGGTCAGGCCGTGCAACTGGGTTGA